In a single window of the Nocardioides massiliensis genome:
- a CDS encoding FtsK/SpoIIIE domain-containing protein, giving the protein MRVEVTVIDPHWGVHEDVVIDADDATPVAEVIEQLVRVLATPGTETPELAVAGGADVISLASRRSTPSLVGTASGHTLYHRGEPLDPEVALADSGLKTGSLLSLDDPVGSILDEPEGLVEVRVVSGTGAGSVHRLSFGEASIGSDPGCVVVLEDPRVPPTAVELTISLDGTVEVRAAEGAADVLAEALPSVEVPLALDREPLSDEPATWEQGAQLTVGTVLLELEAVTRPDAAVEDSPDPGWVDYNRPPRLFPPDRKTQFKLPTVPQEHNRGGLPWIVMLMPMVAAVSLALILNRWYMLMMGFFSPIMMLGSWLQGRKTGKLTYRKQMAEYREKKASIEADAAQALVDERQARRNEAPDPALALLIATGPRVRLWERRTDDPDYLSLRIGIGDLESEVVVEDPEQLEHKRKTIRTAYDVPVTVPLRERGVVGIAGGGDLPRRIASWFVAQIAVLQSPRDSQVYVLTDTDNADAWDWLRWLPHARPQNGQDTVVTLGTDAETCARRIAELSSMLGARQKAAGQRSGAPGRLGPDIVVVIDGARRLRSLPGVVALLKQGPTFGIRAICLDREERLLPEEATAVVVETPDGVTLRQQRVTVVDRIVPDQVDQLWLSRVSRALAPVRDISGGDSDSVLPNACRLVEVMEIEPPTPEVIKARWAVMPRSTEAVIGISLDGPFAIDMRRDGPHGLIAGTTGAGKSELLQSIVASLAVSNRPDGMTFVLVDYKGGAAFKDCVDLPHTVGMVTDLDTHLVERALVSLGAELTRREHILADAGAKDIEDYVDLMAKRPELVAMPRLLIVIDEFASLARELPDFVTGLVNVAQRGRSLGIHLILATQRPGGVVSPEIRANTNLRIALRVTDGSESTDVIDSPEAGRIAKSTPGRAYVRLGANSLVPFQSGRVGGRRPGTVVKTEEPPWMTPLTLQRLPQPIPTKPKVEAVDDAEITDLTVLVDAIRQANDQLGLPAQHSPWLPSLTTDVQLDDLLAEVAPTVAPALPAFPYGVEDLPAEQARRHSAIDFATFSHLAIVGGPRSGRSQALRTMAVSVASLASPADVHVYGLDCGNGALLPLAELPHCGAVVQRTQTDRATRLLSRLSAEVSRRQELLAEGGYADLGELRASVADPADRLPHILLLLDRWEGFLGSLSELDGGAPHEQIQALLREGASVGIHLVIAGDRQLVNARMGSLIEDKIGLRLPDRGDYAMMSLQARKLPEDIPEGRGFRSESAIELQFALLGPDPSGQAQAAAVRAAAAAAKEKYADVPRALRPFRVDVLPNRITFEDAWALRHEEAIPGLWAMVGVGGDELTAVGFDLERTPAAIIAGPSRSGRSTALLCAVESLLRGGAEVVIAAPRPSPLRQLEGREGIRAVLTDSELSEEMLAPVLDEGEGPVVLVVDDGELLKDIPAKNYLKSFARTAADNRRAIILGGDSAEVGGGFSGWQVDLKGRQGLLISPQSITDGELIGVRVPRSALGNAATSGRAMVNDGDGTLRTIQVALPDITG; this is encoded by the coding sequence ATGCGAGTCGAGGTGACGGTGATCGACCCGCATTGGGGGGTCCACGAGGACGTCGTGATCGACGCCGACGACGCCACCCCGGTGGCGGAGGTGATCGAGCAGCTGGTCCGGGTCCTGGCGACCCCGGGCACCGAGACGCCCGAGCTCGCGGTCGCAGGCGGCGCCGACGTCATCAGCCTCGCGTCCCGCCGCTCGACCCCGAGCCTGGTCGGCACAGCGAGCGGCCACACGCTCTATCACCGCGGCGAGCCCCTCGACCCCGAGGTCGCGCTGGCCGACTCGGGGTTGAAGACCGGCTCCCTGCTCTCCCTCGACGACCCGGTCGGGTCGATCCTCGACGAGCCCGAGGGGCTGGTCGAGGTCCGCGTGGTCTCCGGCACGGGCGCCGGCTCGGTGCACCGGCTGTCGTTCGGCGAGGCCAGCATCGGCTCGGACCCGGGTTGCGTCGTCGTGCTCGAGGATCCACGCGTCCCGCCCACGGCCGTCGAGCTGACCATCTCCCTCGACGGGACGGTCGAGGTCCGCGCGGCCGAGGGCGCCGCCGACGTGCTCGCCGAGGCGCTGCCCTCGGTCGAGGTCCCCCTCGCGCTCGACCGGGAACCCCTCAGCGACGAGCCGGCGACCTGGGAGCAGGGCGCCCAGCTCACCGTCGGCACCGTGCTGCTCGAGCTGGAGGCCGTGACCCGACCCGACGCCGCGGTCGAGGACAGCCCCGACCCCGGCTGGGTGGACTACAACCGGCCGCCCCGGCTCTTCCCCCCGGACCGCAAGACGCAGTTCAAGCTGCCGACCGTCCCGCAGGAGCACAACCGCGGCGGACTGCCGTGGATCGTGATGCTGATGCCGATGGTGGCCGCGGTCAGCCTCGCGCTCATCCTCAACCGCTGGTACATGCTCATGATGGGCTTCTTCTCGCCCATCATGATGCTCGGCTCGTGGCTGCAGGGCCGCAAGACGGGCAAGCTGACCTACCGCAAGCAAATGGCGGAGTACCGCGAGAAGAAGGCGAGCATCGAGGCCGACGCCGCGCAGGCGCTCGTCGACGAGCGGCAGGCGCGCCGCAACGAGGCGCCCGATCCCGCGCTCGCGCTGCTGATCGCGACCGGGCCGCGGGTGCGGCTGTGGGAGCGGCGTACCGACGACCCCGACTACCTCTCGCTGCGCATCGGCATCGGCGACCTGGAGTCCGAGGTCGTCGTCGAGGACCCCGAGCAGCTCGAGCACAAGCGCAAGACCATCCGCACGGCGTACGACGTCCCGGTGACAGTCCCGCTGCGGGAGCGTGGCGTCGTCGGCATCGCCGGCGGTGGCGACCTCCCCCGGCGCATCGCGTCGTGGTTCGTCGCGCAGATCGCGGTGCTGCAGAGCCCGCGTGACAGCCAGGTCTACGTGCTCACCGACACCGACAACGCCGACGCCTGGGACTGGCTGCGCTGGCTCCCCCACGCGCGTCCGCAGAACGGCCAGGACACCGTCGTCACGCTCGGCACCGACGCCGAGACCTGTGCGCGCCGGATCGCCGAGCTGTCGTCGATGCTCGGCGCACGGCAGAAGGCCGCCGGACAGCGCAGCGGTGCTCCCGGACGGCTCGGGCCCGACATCGTCGTCGTCATCGACGGCGCCCGTCGGCTGCGGTCGCTGCCGGGCGTCGTCGCCCTCCTCAAGCAGGGCCCGACCTTCGGCATCCGGGCGATCTGTCTCGACCGCGAGGAGCGGTTGCTGCCGGAGGAGGCCACGGCCGTCGTCGTCGAGACGCCCGACGGCGTGACCCTGCGCCAGCAGCGAGTGACGGTGGTCGACCGGATCGTGCCCGACCAGGTCGACCAGCTGTGGCTCTCCCGGGTCTCGCGCGCGCTCGCCCCCGTCCGCGACATCTCCGGCGGCGACAGCGACTCCGTGCTCCCCAACGCCTGCCGGCTGGTCGAGGTCATGGAGATCGAGCCGCCGACTCCGGAGGTCATCAAGGCCCGGTGGGCGGTCATGCCGCGCTCGACCGAGGCGGTCATCGGCATCTCCCTCGACGGCCCGTTCGCCATCGACATGCGCCGCGACGGGCCGCACGGCCTGATCGCCGGCACGACCGGTGCCGGCAAGTCGGAGCTGCTGCAGTCGATCGTCGCCTCGCTGGCCGTGTCCAACCGTCCCGACGGCATGACGTTCGTCCTCGTCGACTACAAGGGCGGCGCGGCGTTCAAGGACTGTGTCGACCTGCCCCACACCGTCGGTATGGTCACCGACCTCGACACCCACCTGGTCGAGCGGGCCCTGGTCTCGCTCGGGGCCGAGCTCACGCGCCGCGAGCACATCCTGGCCGACGCCGGCGCCAAGGACATCGAGGACTACGTCGACCTCATGGCCAAGCGACCCGAGCTGGTCGCGATGCCCCGGCTGCTCATCGTCATCGACGAGTTCGCATCGCTCGCCCGCGAGCTGCCCGACTTCGTCACCGGCCTGGTCAACGTCGCCCAGCGCGGCCGTTCGCTCGGGATCCACCTCATCTTGGCGACGCAGCGCCCCGGTGGCGTGGTCTCCCCGGAGATCCGGGCCAACACCAACCTGCGGATCGCACTGCGCGTCACCGACGGCTCGGAGTCCACCGACGTCATCGACTCCCCCGAGGCCGGCCGGATCGCCAAGAGCACGCCCGGACGTGCCTACGTCCGCCTCGGTGCGAACTCCCTGGTGCCGTTCCAGTCCGGGCGCGTGGGCGGTCGTCGCCCCGGCACGGTCGTGAAGACCGAGGAGCCGCCGTGGATGACGCCGTTGACGCTGCAGCGCCTCCCCCAGCCGATCCCGACGAAGCCCAAGGTCGAGGCCGTCGACGACGCGGAGATCACCGACCTCACGGTGCTGGTCGACGCGATCCGGCAGGCCAACGACCAGCTCGGCCTGCCCGCCCAGCACAGTCCGTGGCTGCCGTCGCTCACCACCGACGTCCAGCTCGACGATCTGCTCGCCGAGGTCGCCCCGACTGTCGCGCCGGCGCTGCCTGCGTTCCCCTACGGCGTGGAGGACCTTCCGGCCGAGCAGGCGCGGCGGCACTCCGCGATCGACTTCGCGACCTTCTCCCACCTGGCGATCGTCGGCGGTCCGCGCAGCGGCCGGTCGCAGGCGCTGCGCACGATGGCGGTGTCGGTGGCGTCGCTGGCCAGCCCCGCCGACGTCCACGTCTACGGCCTCGACTGCGGCAACGGCGCACTGTTGCCACTGGCCGAGTTGCCGCACTGCGGTGCGGTCGTCCAGCGCACGCAGACCGACCGCGCGACCCGGCTCCTGAGCCGGCTCTCGGCGGAGGTCTCGCGCCGTCAGGAGCTGCTCGCCGAGGGTGGGTACGCCGACCTCGGCGAGCTGCGCGCCAGCGTGGCCGACCCGGCCGACCGGCTGCCGCACATCCTGCTGCTGCTCGACCGGTGGGAGGGCTTCCTCGGGTCGCTGTCCGAGCTCGACGGTGGCGCGCCGCACGAGCAGATCCAGGCGCTGCTGCGTGAGGGGGCCTCGGTCGGCATCCACCTGGTCATCGCCGGCGACCGCCAGCTCGTCAACGCGCGGATGGGCTCGCTCATCGAGGACAAGATCGGTCTGCGCCTGCCGGACCGTGGCGACTACGCGATGATGTCGCTGCAGGCGCGCAAGCTCCCCGAGGACATCCCCGAGGGGCGCGGCTTCCGCTCCGAGAGCGCCATCGAGCTGCAGTTCGCCCTGCTCGGCCCCGACCCGTCCGGCCAGGCCCAGGCTGCGGCCGTGCGTGCCGCTGCTGCCGCGGCGAAGGAGAAGTACGCCGACGTACCCCGTGCGCTGCGGCCGTTCCGCGTCGACGTTCTGCCCAACCGGATCACCTTCGAGGACGCCTGGGCGCTGCGCCACGAGGAGGCCATCCCCGGCCTGTGGGCCATGGTCGGCGTCGGCGGCGACGAGCTGACCGCGGTCGGCTTCGACCTCGAGCGCACACCGGCGGCGATCATCGCCGGGCCGTCGCGTTCCGGGCGCTCCACGGCCCTGCTGTGCGCGGTCGAGTCACTGCTGCGCGGCGGCGCGGAGGTCGTCATCGCCGCTCCCCGACCGTCACCGCTGCGGCAGCTGGAGGGGCGCGAGGGGATCCGCGCGGTGCTCACCGACAGCGAGCTGTCGGAGGAGATGCTCGCGCCCGTGCTCGACGAGGGAGAGGGACCCGTGGTGCTCGTCGTCGACGACGGCGAGCTGCTCAAGGACATCCCGGCCAAGAACTACCTCAAGTCCTTCGCCCGCACCGCAGCCGACAACCGTCGCGCGATCATCCTCGGCGGCGACTCCGCCGAGGTCGGTGGCGGGTTCAGCGGCTGGCAGGTCGACCTCAAGGGCCGCCAGGGCCTGCTCATCTCCCCGCAGTCGATCACCGATGGCGAGCTGATCGGCGTCCGCGTCCCCCGCAGCGCGCTCGGCAACGCCGCGACCAGCGGGCGGGCGATGGTCAACGACGGCGACGGCACGCTGCGCACGATCCAGGTGGCGCTGCCCGACATCACCGGCTGA
- a CDS encoding PadR family transcriptional regulator: MSISHVLLGVLAAGPAHGYDLKREHDARFPGAKELAYGQVYAALQRVERDGLVEIAETVQESGPERTVYALTAAGRTELERWLAEAERAGPYPADELVRKTVTALRLGVDARGYLERQREVHLDRMRELLVAQDATTDPAGRSAIDHAVFHLDADLRWLEAAAARIAQSATTHQGELS; encoded by the coding sequence GTGAGCATCTCCCACGTACTCCTCGGAGTTCTTGCGGCCGGGCCAGCACATGGCTACGACCTCAAGCGCGAGCACGACGCCCGCTTCCCGGGCGCCAAGGAGTTGGCCTACGGCCAGGTCTATGCAGCCCTTCAGCGGGTCGAGCGCGACGGCCTGGTCGAGATCGCCGAGACGGTGCAAGAGAGCGGCCCCGAGCGCACGGTCTATGCCCTCACGGCCGCCGGACGCACCGAGCTCGAACGCTGGCTGGCCGAGGCCGAGAGGGCCGGCCCCTATCCGGCCGACGAGTTGGTGCGCAAGACGGTCACCGCCCTCCGCCTCGGCGTGGACGCGCGCGGCTATCTCGAGCGGCAGCGCGAGGTCCACCTGGACCGCATGCGCGAGCTGCTCGTCGCACAGGACGCGACCACCGACCCTGCCGGACGCTCCGCCATCGACCATGCGGTTTTCCACCTCGACGCGGACCTGCGCTGGCTGGAGGCCGCAGCCGCCCGCATCGCCCAGTCCGCCACGACCCACCAGGGAGAACTGTCATGA
- a CDS encoding ABC transporter ATP-binding protein: MSDLLIEARGLHKAYGRTEALRGVSIDVAAAERVAITGPSGSGKSTLLLSLAGILRPEAGEIRYAGTRLDDLSEAARTRLRRREFGVVLQFGQLVPELTALQNVALPLMLERHDRASADRLARSWLERLDAAGLADAVPGELSGGEAQRVAVARALVTSPRVVFADEPTGALDTVSGEALLIALYDAAKEADAAVVTVTHDNRVAARADREVRLVDGVVA, translated from the coding sequence ATGAGTGACCTACTGATCGAGGCCCGTGGCCTCCACAAGGCGTACGGCCGCACTGAGGCGCTGCGCGGGGTCAGTATCGACGTTGCTGCGGCCGAGCGGGTGGCGATCACCGGCCCGTCAGGCAGCGGCAAGTCCACGCTGCTGCTCTCCCTGGCCGGCATCCTGCGCCCCGAGGCCGGCGAGATCCGGTACGCCGGCACCCGTCTCGACGACCTCTCCGAAGCGGCACGAACACGGCTGCGCCGACGCGAGTTCGGCGTCGTGCTGCAGTTCGGGCAGCTGGTGCCCGAGCTCACCGCTCTGCAGAACGTCGCCCTCCCCCTCATGCTCGAGCGCCACGACCGTGCGTCGGCGGACCGCCTCGCGCGCAGTTGGCTGGAGCGGCTCGACGCCGCGGGGCTGGCGGACGCAGTACCGGGCGAGCTCTCCGGCGGCGAGGCACAGCGCGTCGCCGTCGCCCGGGCGCTCGTGACCTCCCCGCGCGTCGTCTTCGCCGACGAGCCGACCGGCGCCCTGGACACCGTCTCCGGCGAGGCACTGCTCATCGCCCTCTACGACGCCGCCAAGGAGGCCGACGCCGCCGTCGTCACGGTCACCCACGACAACCGTGTCGCCGCCCGCGCCGACCGCGAGGTCCGGCTGGTCGACGGGGTGGTCGCATGA
- a CDS encoding FtsX-like permease family protein produces the protein MIRLAWNLTLAGGRGRAVLLAACTAVVSGLLLVGQAMLLLPAYPDEALYSVVAESGTRGGFIFGVVMLALPALLLLFQAVRLGTSARERRLAALRLAGATPSDVRRLGGLEVGPPAFLGAVAGYGVYLLVRAAFGGTATDATCCEPGVTLHGSTLAFVPTTVAPAWWHVLLTIGVVTMLGVLVGTAANRGVIVSPLGITRRTTSRPPRPWGLLLIAAGIGFGVFSLVLFRSSAFLDVVAPLLAIVLLVLGLINLAPWTAYVVGRRVARRAKTAPALLAARRLAGDPRPAGRAAAAVGAIGLVAGGAAAMAGDIMETQAPGDRSYYLVAIGLIGVALVLALLAVIGSLAVHSVESLLDRKRSVASLAALGGTSDLLARTQRAEVGLVAMPMATGGTMLGSLVIGIPLAGVGPAWAVATALALGLVTGLVWLAIRLAIVITGPWIRKAADPDNLRTA, from the coding sequence ATGATCCGCCTTGCGTGGAACCTGACGCTCGCAGGCGGTCGCGGTCGCGCCGTACTGCTGGCGGCCTGCACCGCGGTCGTCTCGGGCCTTCTGCTCGTCGGCCAAGCGATGCTCCTGCTCCCCGCGTACCCCGACGAGGCGCTCTACAGCGTGGTCGCCGAGTCCGGAACACGAGGCGGCTTCATCTTCGGCGTGGTCATGTTGGCGCTGCCCGCCCTCCTGCTCCTGTTCCAGGCGGTGCGGCTCGGCACCTCGGCGCGCGAACGCCGTCTCGCCGCGCTCCGCCTAGCCGGCGCGACTCCCAGCGACGTGCGCCGACTCGGCGGCCTCGAGGTCGGCCCGCCTGCCTTCCTCGGCGCGGTCGCCGGCTACGGCGTCTACCTCCTGGTGCGAGCGGCCTTCGGCGGTACCGCGACCGACGCCACCTGCTGCGAGCCGGGAGTGACTCTGCACGGCTCGACCCTCGCGTTCGTGCCCACGACCGTGGCACCCGCCTGGTGGCACGTGCTCCTCACGATCGGTGTCGTCACCATGCTCGGAGTCCTCGTAGGAACGGCCGCCAACCGTGGCGTCATCGTCTCCCCGCTGGGCATCACGCGACGCACGACGTCCCGTCCGCCGCGACCGTGGGGCCTGCTCCTCATTGCCGCCGGCATCGGGTTCGGCGTGTTCAGCCTCGTCCTCTTTCGCTCGTCCGCGTTCCTCGACGTCGTCGCACCGTTGCTCGCGATCGTGCTGCTCGTCCTAGGCCTGATCAACCTGGCCCCCTGGACCGCATACGTCGTCGGGCGCCGCGTGGCACGCAGGGCGAAGACCGCCCCCGCGTTGCTGGCCGCGCGCCGACTCGCCGGGGACCCTCGTCCCGCAGGCCGGGCCGCTGCCGCCGTCGGCGCCATAGGACTCGTGGCCGGCGGTGCCGCAGCCATGGCCGGCGACATCATGGAGACACAGGCGCCTGGCGACCGGTCGTACTACCTGGTCGCCATCGGCCTCATCGGCGTCGCGCTCGTGCTTGCCCTGCTCGCGGTGATCGGCTCGCTCGCCGTCCACTCCGTCGAGTCCCTACTCGACCGGAAGCGCTCCGTGGCGTCGCTCGCGGCCCTCGGCGGTACCTCCGACCTCCTCGCGCGCACCCAGCGCGCCGAGGTCGGACTGGTGGCGATGCCGATGGCGACCGGCGGAACGATGCTCGGGTCCCTGGTGATCGGAATCCCGCTCGCGGGCGTCGGACCTGCCTGGGCCGTCGCCACAGCTTTGGCGCTCGGCCTCGTTACAGGTCTGGTGTGGCTCGCGATCCGACTCGCCATCGTGATCACCGGACCGTGGATCCGCAAGGCTGCCGACCCCGACAACCTGCGCACAGCCTGA
- a CDS encoding IS1380 family transposase — MKLSHTLRSTSAVFDDPNLVSAAGLVPALALAESAGLRDLADEHLSVPTDKGANAGLKVTSLVGGMVAGADSIDDMALLRHGGMGRLFTRAYAPSTLGSFLRAFTFGHVRQLDAIASRFLIALGGLTGLLGASADPAASDTDTDLEVDRGYALVDVDDTIIEVHGYAKQGAGFGYSGVRGLNALLATLTVPGGAPVVVAQRLRKGSTGSPRGAKRLVGDAVRTARRLLGKNRPILVRMDSAFYGRRPVHAAIAGGAAVSVTVRMDKRIKAAIEAIADDAWTTIEYTDAIFDEPSGRWISRAEVAEIDFTAFAAQKKSDHVPGRLVVRRIPDFNAEKNKAAGQDTLFDTWRFHAFFTTTDADVLDTVAADKMHRHHAVIEQVHADLKGAALAHLPSGVFTANAAWLVLAVIAFNLTRAAASLTDRELAKATTATLRRKLIIVPARVATSARRITLHLPHAWPWESAWTALFDRVNDPPPSLAA, encoded by the coding sequence GTGAAACTCTCTCACACGCTTCGATCGACGTCGGCGGTCTTCGATGACCCGAATCTCGTGTCGGCCGCAGGCCTGGTGCCGGCGCTCGCGTTGGCCGAGTCCGCCGGCCTGCGTGACCTGGCAGATGAGCACCTGAGCGTGCCGACGGACAAAGGCGCGAACGCTGGGTTGAAGGTCACCTCGCTGGTCGGCGGGATGGTCGCCGGCGCGGACAGCATCGATGACATGGCGCTGCTGCGTCATGGCGGAATGGGGCGGCTGTTCACCCGGGCGTATGCGCCCTCGACGTTGGGTTCGTTCCTTCGGGCGTTCACCTTCGGGCACGTCCGCCAGCTCGACGCGATCGCTTCGCGGTTCCTGATCGCACTGGGCGGCCTCACCGGTTTGCTCGGCGCATCGGCAGACCCCGCAGCCAGCGACACCGACACCGACCTCGAGGTGGATCGCGGGTACGCGTTGGTCGATGTCGACGACACGATCATCGAGGTCCATGGCTATGCCAAGCAGGGCGCAGGGTTCGGCTATTCCGGGGTCCGTGGGCTCAACGCGCTGCTTGCCACCCTCACCGTCCCCGGTGGGGCCCCGGTGGTCGTGGCCCAGCGTCTGCGCAAGGGTTCGACCGGGTCACCACGCGGCGCGAAGCGTCTGGTCGGCGACGCGGTGCGAACCGCCCGACGGCTGCTCGGGAAGAACCGGCCGATCCTGGTGCGGATGGACTCGGCGTTCTACGGTCGCAGACCAGTCCACGCCGCGATCGCTGGTGGGGCCGCGGTGTCGGTGACGGTGCGGATGGACAAACGCATCAAGGCGGCGATCGAAGCGATCGCCGACGATGCGTGGACCACCATCGAATACACCGACGCCATCTTCGACGAGCCGAGTGGCCGCTGGATCTCGCGAGCCGAGGTCGCCGAGATCGACTTCACCGCGTTCGCTGCGCAGAAGAAGTCCGACCACGTCCCGGGCCGGCTCGTAGTCCGTCGCATCCCGGACTTCAACGCCGAGAAGAACAAGGCAGCCGGCCAGGACACCTTGTTCGACACCTGGCGCTTCCACGCCTTCTTCACCACCACCGACGCCGACGTGCTGGACACCGTCGCCGCCGACAAGATGCACCGCCATCACGCGGTCATCGAACAAGTCCATGCTGACCTCAAAGGCGCCGCGCTGGCACACCTGCCGTCGGGGGTGTTCACCGCGAACGCCGCCTGGCTGGTGCTCGCCGTCATCGCGTTCAACCTCACCCGAGCCGCCGCGAGCCTGACCGATCGGGAGTTGGCGAAGGCCACCACCGCCACGCTCCGTCGCAAGCTGATCATCGTGCCGGCAAGGGTCGCGACCTCAGCACGCCGGATCACCCTGCACCTGCCCCATGCCTGGCCCTGGGAGAGCGCCTGGACGGCACTGTTCGACCGAGTCAACGACCCGCCGCCAAGCCTCGCAGCCTGA
- a CDS encoding DUF222 domain-containing protein: MAEISGGQVTDRSGAQRPSHPVLTCVSRVREALDDVADVDPLFATTEAKKAMLTELTELADRVVALRNEVLAAADDVAADTAVRRTAIWVADATREHPGRIARAQDLGEALRVRYQHLGAAVRDGRVRMSQAEIVVKALDKAPPSVSRELRRRAESDLVELPLRQAGRESFTISEGVGGYVDQCGVHDGADP; this comes from the coding sequence ATGGCAGAGATCTCGGGTGGACAGGTCACGGATCGGAGCGGGGCGCAGCGTCCTTCGCATCCCGTGCTGACCTGCGTGTCCCGGGTGCGCGAAGCCCTCGACGATGTCGCGGATGTCGATCCGTTGTTCGCCACCACCGAGGCCAAGAAGGCCATGCTCACCGAGCTCACCGAGCTCGCGGACCGGGTGGTGGCGTTGCGCAACGAGGTGTTGGCTGCTGCTGATGATGTCGCTGCCGACACCGCTGTTCGGCGTACGGCGATCTGGGTCGCCGATGCCACCCGCGAGCACCCCGGACGCATCGCCCGTGCCCAGGACCTGGGCGAAGCTCTCCGGGTCCGCTACCAACACCTGGGTGCTGCCGTGCGGGACGGACGGGTCCGGATGTCGCAGGCCGAGATCGTCGTCAAAGCCCTCGACAAAGCACCACCCTCCGTCTCGCGCGAGCTCCGCCGCCGGGCCGAGTCCGACTTGGTCGAGCTCCCTCTTCGCCAGGCTGGTCGTGAGTCATTCACGATCAGCGAGGGAGTTGGCGGCTATGTCGATCAGTGCGGGGTTCACGACGGAGCAGATCCGTGA
- a CDS encoding DDE-type integrase/transposase/recombinase: MDHSFASAWDDGVMLASRRSWWRIAADIEDQSARPVAPTRRGSSSRTAREAPVLEATGPGQVWSWDITDLRTPWRGVAFKAYSIIDIFSRKLVGCRVEEREVDDLAVEMFEDAFGQHGIPDAVHADSGPAMRSGVLKDLLHNLGVAQTHNRPRVSNDNPFSESEFRTMKYRPNYPGVFATIDEARAYVDWYVPWYNQNHKHSGIALFSPDEVHDGTWRHAWARREQTQQAYYEKHPERFRRQPRTPAPSEVVGINLPKAEEPQTELERLHAA; the protein is encoded by the coding sequence GTGGATCACTCGTTCGCGTCCGCGTGGGATGACGGGGTGATGCTCGCCTCCCGCCGCTCGTGGTGGCGGATCGCAGCGGACATCGAGGATCAGTCCGCCCGCCCGGTCGCGCCTACCCGGCGCGGCAGCAGCAGCCGGACGGCACGGGAGGCGCCGGTGCTGGAAGCGACTGGCCCTGGGCAGGTGTGGTCGTGGGACATCACCGACCTGCGCACCCCGTGGCGCGGTGTCGCATTCAAGGCGTACTCGATCATCGACATCTTCTCCCGCAAGCTCGTCGGCTGCCGCGTCGAGGAACGCGAGGTCGACGACCTCGCCGTCGAGATGTTCGAAGACGCGTTCGGCCAGCACGGGATCCCCGACGCGGTGCACGCCGACTCCGGGCCTGCAATGCGCTCCGGGGTATTGAAGGACCTTCTCCACAACCTCGGGGTCGCGCAGACCCACAATCGGCCGCGCGTGAGCAACGACAACCCGTTCTCCGAGTCGGAGTTCCGCACCATGAAGTACCGGCCGAACTACCCCGGCGTCTTCGCGACGATCGACGAGGCGCGCGCCTACGTCGACTGGTACGTGCCCTGGTACAACCAGAACCACAAGCACTCCGGGATCGCATTGTTCTCCCCGGATGAGGTCCACGACGGCACCTGGCGGCACGCCTGGGCACGACGCGAGCAGACCCAACAGGCGTATTACGAGAAGCACCCCGAACGATTCCGGCGGCAACCCCGCACACCCGCGCCATCGGAGGTCGTGGGTATCAACCTCCCGAAGGCAGAAGAACCGCAAACCGAACTGGAACGACTCCACGCAGCTTGA
- a CDS encoding HNH endonuclease signature motif containing protein → MARLAQKWGPKALTRLADCVWSHLDPEGFADHEREQLEKELREAEAQTRMKIRHRGDGTADISARIPRHYAKRLRGYLEAFTAPRRETALTEALKTNGTSIFGIESVATTDEATGAKLSHERVLGEAFCAFLDAYDPNKLPQHGGMATTIIVRIDLDDLRDGLGVGLLPDDGTIPVTEVRRYACTAGIVPAVLDGEGEVLDLGRTQRLFSAAQRKALALKYPTCAAQGCTIPARWCEAHHAGDPWCDGGRTDLDEGVLLCSWHHHRVHDPTYDNTRHADGSYRFHRRT, encoded by the coding sequence ATCGCGCGGCTCGCCCAGAAGTGGGGACCCAAAGCACTCACCCGCCTCGCCGATTGCGTGTGGTCCCACCTGGATCCTGAGGGGTTCGCCGACCACGAGCGCGAGCAGCTCGAGAAGGAGCTGCGCGAGGCCGAAGCGCAGACTCGCATGAAGATCCGCCACCGTGGGGATGGCACCGCCGACATCAGCGCGCGGATCCCGCGGCACTACGCCAAGCGGCTGCGCGGCTACCTGGAGGCGTTCACCGCACCCCGCCGCGAGACCGCACTCACCGAGGCCCTCAAGACAAACGGCACAAGCATCTTCGGGATCGAGTCCGTCGCCACCACCGACGAGGCCACCGGGGCGAAGCTGTCGCACGAGCGGGTGCTGGGTGAGGCGTTCTGTGCGTTCCTCGACGCCTACGACCCCAACAAGCTCCCCCAGCACGGCGGGATGGCCACCACCATCATCGTCCGCATCGATCTCGACGACCTCCGCGACGGACTCGGCGTCGGGCTGCTCCCCGACGACGGCACCATCCCGGTCACCGAGGTCCGCCGCTACGCCTGCACCGCCGGGATCGTCCCCGCCGTCCTCGACGGCGAAGGCGAGGTCCTCGACCTGGGCCGCACCCAGCGGCTGTTCTCCGCCGCCCAACGCAAAGCACTCGCGTTGAAGTACCCCACCTGCGCCGCCCAGGGATGCACGATCCCCGCACGCTGGTGCGAAGCACACCACGCCGGGGACCCCTGGTGCGACGGCGGCCGGACCGACCTCGACGAAGGCGTCCTGCTCTGCTCCTGGCACCACCACCGTGTCCACGACCCCACCTACGACAACACCCGCCACGCCGATGGCTCCTACCGGTTCCACAGACGGACATAG